The segment GGTGCATATCGAACAGTATGCCTGACGGCACGTTGTAGGCGGCGACCGAATTGTCGCCGATCATCTTCCAGATCTGCGGCGGTTCCGAAGAGGACGGGCCGGAGGGATAAGAACCGCACAGCGTGCGCTTCAACAGGCTGGGCTTGGCCAGATGGTCGATACCCCTGATGCCGTACATGTCGCCGGCGGCGATTGGATGCAGCGTCGTGATGTCCTTGGGACGGCCCTCTGCCTCGAAGCGCTCGCCGATCGCGGCGAGCACCGCATCGGGGCAGCCGAGGCCGCTCGACGACGACACGGAAACGACCATGCCGTCCCCGATCAGGCTGGCGGCTTGCGCTGCGGAGACAAGCTTGCTCACCCTGCGCCCCCGAGTTTCGGGTCGACCGCAACGGCCACGCCGGACCTGGCTGACTGCAACGCCGCCTCGGCCGCGGTCAGCGACCAGACGCCGTCCTCGCCGGTGGCCGACGGCTGGCCTTGGCCACCGATCGCCGCATGGAACTGGCGCAAAGACCTGACATAGAGATCCTCGCGGTCAAAGCTCAATTCCTCTTCGCCCTTTGCCGTGCGCAGCAGCACGGAACCGATCGGCTTCTGCGTCATCACATCTTTCGCGATCAGCGAGCCTTCGCTGCCATGCACCTCGAAGCCGGTGCCGGCGAATTTGGTGGTGAAGCCCTCATGCGACTGGGCAATGACGCCCGACCTGAATCGCCAGATGCACATGGCGCCATCTTCCAACCCGCTGGCGGCCATGCCGGCCGATTGCGTGAACGCCGAAACCTCGAGCGGATCGTCGGCGAGCACGAAACGCAACGTGTCGGCATCATGCACGGTGATGTCGAGCACGACGCCACCGCCGGCTTCCGGCCTGGTGATGCGCCAGCCCTGCAGATTCTCAGGCAGATAGACCGAGTGGAAGACACGCGCGGCAATCGGCTTGCCGATGCGGCCGCCGGCAATGCTATCGCGCATCGCCCGGTGCGAGCCGGCATTGCGCAAATGATGGTTGGTGCCGAGCACGAGACCGGCTGCCCTGGCGGCGGCGACCATTGTGCGCGCATCGGCGCTGGTCAGCGCCAGCGGCTTTTCGCACAGCACATGCTTTCCCGCCTTGATGGCGGCTAATGCCTGCTCGAGATGCAACTCGTTGGTGGTCGAGATGTAGACGGCGTCGACGTCGGAGCCGAGCAACTCATCGAGCGTCGAGACGGCAAGCGCAATGCCGTTCTCCCTGGCATAGGCCGTTGCTCGCTCCGGGCTGGAACTCATCACTGCCGCGATTTCTCCGTCGGCCTGAGCGCGGATGGCGTTGATCACGAATTGCCTGGCAATCGTGCTTGCGCCGATCAGTCCCCATTTGACGGTCATGCCGCGTCTCCCATTCCCGCACGGCGATCAGGCCCGCAACTGTCCCTGACGACGAGGTTGACGGCGCCGATATGATCCTCGGCGCGCGTGGTGCGCGACTGGATCATCTTGAGCATGACATGGGCGGCGCGCTCGCCGAGGCCTGCCGAATCCACCGCGACGCTGGTCAGCGCCGGCATGTAATGCTGGGCTTCGATGACGTCGTCGAAGCCGACGACGGCGAAATCCGCGCCGGGCTCGAGGCCGAGCTTGCGCAGCGCCAGCATGACGCCGAAGGCGACCGCATCGTTAAAGCACAGCGCCGCGGTCGGCGGCTCGGCCGTGGCGAGGGCCCTCTCCAGGCAGGCAATGCCGCCTTTGCGGCTGGTTTCGCCTTCGACGACGAGCGTGTCGCGTTTGGCGATGCCGAGCGCCGCGCAGGCCTCGCGAAATCCGCCCAGCCGCTCGTGATAGACCACCAGATCCGATGAGCCGCCGAAGAAGGCCAGCCGGCGATGCCCTTTGCCGATCAGATGGGCGGTGGCGAGCCAGGCGCCGCGATGATTGTCGGGCGCGATCACCGGGATGCGGCTCTCGGGGAGGCGGCGCATGGTGAAGACGATCGGAAGGCCCGCCATCTCGATGCGGCGGAAAGCACCCGGCGCCGTGCCGCGCGCCGGCGACACGATCAGCCCGGCGACACCTTGCTCCATCAGCGATTTCAGCACCTCTTCCTGGCGCACCGGGTTCTCCGCCGTGTTGGCGATGAACGGCACGATGCCCGCCGACTGGAAGACACGCTCCATGCCGACCGCCATTTCGGCGAAAAATGGGTTAGTAAGGTCGTTGATGACCATGCCGATGACGTTGGAATGGGCCTTGCGCAGATTGGCGGCGCCGCGGTTGTAGACATAGCCGACATCCTCGATCGCCTTGCGAACCTTCAGCGCGGTCTCAGGCCGGATCAGATCGCTGCCCTGCAGCACCAGCGACACCGTCGACTTGGACACCCCCGCCTCACGGGCAATGTCGAGTATCGTCGCCTTGGGCCTGCTGGCCATCCAGATCGTCCTCGGTGTTTTTTGGTCGAATTTATTGGAACGTTCTAATTCTGAGCTGAATTTGAGTCAATCAAGATTTTTACCAAAATTCGAAAATCCGGCATTCACGGCTTTCCCTCGCTACGATGCAGCATTCTGGGGCGTGGATCCAAGAATCCAAAAGGTCCTTGATTTGTTGGAACGTTCCATTTAATAGGCGTGCCAAAGGGAGAAACCGATGGACATTGCCTTGCCCGGGGAGGGCGGTCGCAGCACTCGCTACCACTTGGTCGGCCAGCCGGCACAGCCGGTGATCGGCGCGCGGTTTTCGCGCATCGCCTATGCCGCCGCCCATGTCGTTGCCGATCCCTTGGCGATGGCCGATCCGTGGTCTCATCCTGCGGTCGACTGGGAGCGCACGATGGCGTTCCGCCATCATCTGTGGCGGCTCGGCTTTCACGTCGCCGAGGCGATGGACACTTCGCAGCGCGGCATGGGTTTCGACTGGACAAACGCCAGGGAATTGATCCGCCGCTCGATCGCCGAGGCGCGAACCGTCGAGGGCGCCGATCTCGCCTCAGGCGCCGGAACAGACCACCTGGTGCCGAGCGCCGCCAGTACGCTCCACAATGTCGTCGCGGCCTATGAGGAGCAGTTCGGTTTCATCGAGGGCCTGGGCGGCAAGGCGATCATGATGGCCAGCCGGGCGCTTGCGACTATCGCCAAGGGTCCCGACGATTATTTCAGCGTGTATGACCGCATCCTGTCCCAGGCATCCGGCAAGGTCATCCTGCACTGGCTGGGCGACATGTTCGATCCGGCGCTGAAGAATTACTGGGGCAGCCATGATTTCGACACTGCGCTCGATACGGTCGTCGCCATCATCGAACGCCATGCCGGCAAGGTCGAGGGGATCAAAATATCGCTGCTCGATGCCGGCAGAGAGGTTGCCCTGCGCAACCGGCTACCGGGAGGGGTCGTCATGTTCACCGGTGACGATTTCAACTACCCCGAGTTGATCGCCGGCGATGGCCAAAGACATTCGCACGCGCTGCTCGGAATTTTCGACGCCATCGCGCCGGTCGCCAATGCCGCGCTGGCGAGGCTGACCGACGGCGATCGCGCCGGCTATGACGCGCTGATGGCGCCGACAGTGCCTTTGTCACGAAAGATCTTCGAGGCGCCGACCGAGTACTACAAGGCCGGTATCGTCTTTATGGCGTGGCTGAACGGCCACCAGGACCATTTTTCGATGATCGGCGGCATGCAATCGGCACGCGGCATCTGCCACTACGCCGATGTGTTCCGCCTTGCCGACCAGGCCGGATTGCTGGCCGACCCGGAGCTTGCCAGCGCAAGAATGAAGAGCCTGTGCGCCGTGGCGGGCGTCTGAGCGCCAAGCGCAAGAAGAGCTCGCCCGAATCTCCGATTTGCCTTGTCCCGGCAAATCTCTATGCGCTATGCGTCCGACGCAGGACCATCCGGCGCGCCGACGCCAGATGGTCATAGCGGCCGTTCTGCATAGGGATACGCCAATGAACTTCGATCTAAGGGGCAAGCGCGTTTTCGTGGCCGGGCATCGCGGCATGGTCGGCTCGGCCATATCGCGCAGGCTGGCGGACGAGGACTGCGAGGTCCTGACCGCATCCCGCGATGAACTCGATCTCCTAGACCAGGCCGGCGTGCGGCGCTGGATGGCTGGCCACAGGCCGGACGCGGTGGTGATGGCGGCGGCCAAGGTCGGGGGTATCCTGGCCAACAACAAATTGCCGGTCGATTTTCTGCAGGACAATCTCATCATGCAGACCAATGTCATCGAGAGCGCCTTCCGCAACGAGGTGCAGAAATTGCTGTTTCTCGGTTCGTCCTGCATCTATCCGAAGTTTGCGGCGCAGCCGATCTCCGAGGACGCTTTGCTCACCGGTCCGCTCGAGCCGACCAACGAATGGTACGCGATCGCCAAGATCGCTGGGCTGAAACTGTGCCAGGCCTATCGGCGCCAATACGGTGTCGAGTACATCTCGGCGATGCCGACCAATCTCTATGGCCCCGGCGACAATTTCGACCTCTCCACCAGCCATGTCGTACCAGCCCTGATGCGCAAGGCGCACAAGGCCAAGCGCGCCGGCGACAAAACCCTGGAAGTCTGGGGATCGGGCACGCCGATGCGCGAGTTCCTGCATGTCGATGACGCCGCCGACGCCCTGGTCTGGCTGCTGAAAAACTATGCCGGCGACAGCCACGTCAATGTCGGCTCGGGCGAAGACATCACCATTGCCGAGCTGGCCCGCACCATGCTCGCCGTCGTCGGCGCCGAGGCGGTGCTCACATTCGATGCGACGAAGCCGGACGGCACGCCGCGCAAGCTGATGGACGTATCGCGCCTGTTTGCCACCGGCTGGCGGCCGCGATACTCGCTTCAGAGCGGACTGGAGCAGACCTATGCCTGGTTTCTCCGGCACATCGAGACGGGCGATCTCCGCCTCGGTGCGGCTTGATCGTCGACGCTGATTGCTGCATGACGGCCTGGGCGGTCGTCTCTTGGCCATGGCCAATGCAAAGTCGCAAAACGATTTCCTCTGCACAGGGGATTTGGTTCTTTGACTGTCGGTCACTGCCGGCCGGCCTGCAGCCGCCGATCCAACGTACACAGGCCACCACACCTTCGTCATCCTAGGACGGAGCAGGAGCGAAGCGACGTCGCGGAGACCCTGGGATCTATGCCGTGACATAAGCCGAAGACTGCAGCGGCCCAGAACGGCGCTTGCATCCGCAATGGCCATCCGCAATGGCGCTCCTTACGCTTCCGCGATGATCGGGCTATGCCACCATGACCGCGGCGCGGCACGATCTACGTCGGCGTCACCAATGATCTCGGCCGCCGCATGCCGGAGCACAAATCCGGCGAAGGCTCGCGCTTCACCAGCCGCTACGGCGTGCAGGGTCTGGTCTGGTACGAGGAATATTTCGACATTCGCGACGCTATCCAGCGCGAAAAGTCGCTGAAGCGCTGGCTGCGGCAATGGAAGATCGAGCTGGTCGAGAAGAGCAATCCGGAGTGGTTCGAGCTTTTTCGCGGGACGGGGTGGTAGCGTTCGGTTCTGGGCCGCTGCATTCTTCGGCTGAGGTAACGTCATGGATCCCAGGGTCTGCGCCGCGTCGCTTCGCTCCTTGCTTGCCCTAGGATGACGAAGCGATGGACGCATTCGCTAGTCTCAACGGTTTGCGATTCGCCACTCACTCCGCGTTCACTGCAGATCGCCGATCTGTCAAAATCACTGTGCAGAGGAACTCTCATGACCGTGGTCAAGAGTAATGGGTGTCGCCTCGATCTTGCCGAAATACGGCATCCACCCGGTCCAACCAGAAGCGCGCCCGTAAGAGAGGAAATCCACGGGTACGAGAGACGGCGGATTGTCTGGATGGTGGGCGTGACAGGGATTGAACCTGTGACCCCTGCAATGTCAATGCAGTGCTCTCCCGCTGAGCTACACGCCCATCCGAAGCCGCGCATACACCATTTTTGCTCCGGCGCGTCAATAGCAGGAAAAGGGAAAGAACGGTTCGCCTTGCCACGCCGTCGAAGGCGCGCCGGAAGCCGGCGGCGGAAAGCGTGTCAGGCTGCCTGCAGCATCTTTTCGACCTCGTTGACGAGGTCGCGCAAATGGAACGGCTTCGACAGCACCTTGGCGTCTTTCGGCGCCTGGGAATCCGGATTGAGCGCGACGGCGGCGAAGCCGGTGATGAACATGACCTTGAGGTCGGGATCGATCTCGGTGGCGCGGCGGGCGAGTTCAATGCCGTCCATCTCCGGCATGACGATATCGGTCAAGAGCAGTGAGAACGGCTCTTCGCGCAGCCGTTCATAGGCGCTGGCGCCATTGTCGAAATCGCTGACCTGGTAGCCGGCACGCTCCAGCGCCTTGACGAGGAACCGGCGCATGTCGTCGTCGTCTTCCGCCAGTAGAATGCGTGCCATCTTATCCCGTCCGAATCACCCGCCCGGGACTGCCGTGGGGCAGCCCGTTAACCATCCTGTATATGAGGAGGCGAGGGTAAACATCAAGTGAACGATAAAGGCCCGATCGGCCTTTGACAAAGCAGTCCGCACGCCGAAACGCTGGACATGCGGCCGGCGAGGTGGCACCTTTCCAATCATGATGCATTGGTGTTTCCGGGTTCGTTCAAGTTGAAAACGGCAGCCGAGGATTTTTCGGTCGTTCCCCCTTTCGAAATCCGGTCGGGCGCCGAACAGCGCGTTCCCTTCCTTTTCAACTCGCCGCATAGCGGCCGTCACTATCCGGACCGGTTCCTGGCGATGGCAAGGCTGGACCGAAACGCCATCCGCCGCTCCGAAGATTGCTATGTCGACGAATTGTTCGGCGGCGCCGTCGCGCTCGGCGCGCCGATGCTGGCGGCAAACTTCCCGCGCGCCTATCTCGACGTCAACCGGGAGCCCTGGGAACTCGATCCGCGCATGTTCGCCGAACCGGTGCCGTCGTTCTGCAATATCCGTTCGGCGCGCGTCGCCGGCGGGCTTGGCACCGTGCCCAAGCTGGTGGGAGAAGGGCTCGACATCTATGCCGGCCGCTTGCCGCTGGCGGAAGCCGTCGCGCGTATCGAGGCCGTCTACAAGCCTTATCACGAGACGCTGAAACGGCTTTTGACCACGACCAATGCGCGGTTCGGCTTTGCCGTGCTGATCGATTGCCACTCGATGCCGGCGAGCATCAGGGTCGGCGACAGCGGTGTCAGGCCCGACTTCATCGTCGGCGACCGTTTCGGCATGTCGGCCTCGGCAGCGCTGACCGAGACGGCGATCGGCCTGCTCATCGGCATGGGCTATACCGTCGCCCATAACAAGCCCTACGCCGGAGGCTTCATCACCGAGCACTATGGCCGCCCTGTGCGCCATCTCCATGCGCTGCAGATCGAGGTCAATCGCGGGATCTACATGAACGAGCGGACGTTCCAGAAATCCGCCGGCTTCGATGCACTCGCCGACGATCTGGCGCAATTCTCGGCCGACCTGATGGCAATGCCCGACCACAATTTCATCGACCTGCCGCTTGCCGCCGAATGATGCCGAAAATCGAATCGAGATCTTGCGCCGGATAAGGGCGTCGGCGTGCCGGTCGGGGACGCGCAATCGGCTGGCTGCCGCGCCGAAAAAAAGACCGCATCGTTTGCACGACACGGTCGAAGTCTAGGGAGGAAACGCCCAAGGAGGGCATGGACAGGAAAACCTGTCCGAGAACAAATCTATTGTGCGATGCACAAATGTCAAGCCGTTTTTAATTCACTATGATGTGGAAACTGAGTTTCGAGGGCGCCAGCGTTGCATTCGAGCAACAGTTGTCGATGCGCAAAAGTCCCGCACGCCCTTGTTTTGGCGGAAATCCACAGGCAGACGATGGTTCCAGCACGCTAACCGCGGGGAGACTCAGTTGGATATCAGCATCGATTTCATGCGGCGCATTGCGCGTGCCGCCGCTGCCGAAACCTTGCCGCGCTTCCGCAGCCAGGGCGCGGTCGCCAACAAGGAGCAAGGCAGCTTCGACCCGGTCACCGAGGCCGACCGCGAGACTGAGCGGGTCATTCGCGCGCTTATATCAGCGGAATATCCCGATCACGGCATCCTCGGCGAGGAGCATGGCAGCGAGAACATTACCAGCAGGCATGTCTGGGTGATCGATCCGATCGACGGCACCCGTGCCTTCATTTCCGGCCTGCCGGTGTGGGGAACGTTGGTCGGGCTGACCGTCGACGGCGATGCCGTTGCCGGGATGATGTCGCAGCCCTTCACCGGCGAGCTTTTCTACGCCAACGCGTCCGGCGCCCATTATGAAGGCCCGGGCGGGCCGCGAAGGCTGACGACACGCAAGACGATAAGCCTCGCCGAGGCGACGCTGTTCACCACCACGCCGGCACTGTTCAAGGGAGACGCGCGCCTGCGTTACGACCTGTTCGAGCGGCAGGTCCAACTCGCCCGCTACGGCACCGACTGCTACGCCTTCGCCATGGTCGCGGCGGGAAGCGTCGACATCGTCGCCGACCCCGGTTTGAAACCCTACGATATCGTCGCGCTGATCCCGATCATCGAGAAGGCCGGCGGCGTCGTCACCACCTTCGAAGGCGGACCGGCGGAAAGGGGCGGCGACATCCTGGCTGCGGCAACGCCGGAGCTTCATGCCGCCGCGATGGCGGCGCTGCGTGGCTGAGTCGGCTGGCAGTTGGCCGTTGCATAGCCCACGCTCCTGACGGGAGGGTGTCAGCAGCTCTCGGCTATGGAGACTATGTCACGGAAGGGAATCACATGCGGACGCAGTCAACAGCCAGCCGTTCCGAAAATGCTCCAGCAGAAAATGCCCTGGGAGATGGCAGGGCCGACTTCGATTTCTTCTTCGGACGCTGGAAAGTCAACCATCGAAGATTGCAGAAGCGGCTGCAAGGCGACACGAACTGGGACGTGTTTGGCGGGACATGCGAGGTGCGCCCGATCCTTGGCGGGCTCGGCAATGTCGACGACAATGTCATTGGATTACCCGGCGGCGCCTATCGCGCCGCCACGCTGCGGACCTTCGATCCGGCGACGAGACAATGGTCGATCTGGTGGCTCGACGGCCGCAATCCGGCGACCATCGATGTTCCGATGCGCGGCGCCTTCGAAGCAGGCGTCGGCACGTTCCTGTGTGAAGACGTCTTCGACGGACGCGATATCCTGGTTCGCTTCCTGTGGTCGCGGATCACTGAAAGATCGGCGCGCTGGGAGCAGGCTTTTTCATCGGATGGCGGCAATACCTGGGAGATCAACTGGGTCATGGATTTCGCCCGGCAAGCGTAGGGGGAGATCGAGTTGGCAGACATTTTTCGAGCCAAGTCATGTTTTCAAGCCAAGACTTTTTTCGAGCCAGGTCATGTTTTCAATGATTTGGAGCGGTCTTCCGCGCGGGGGGAGCACGGCACTCAATCAGGCGGTGTCGTCGCTTCCCGGGATGAAGGCATCGAAGGCGGCAAAGAACTGCTCGCGAAAAAAGTCGGCTTCCTGCAATATTTCATGGCGTGCGCCATCGATCACCAGCAGCGAACCTAGACGCAGGCGTCTGGTGTAGGTTTCCACCGCCTTCGTCGAGACGACCTGGTCGGCGCCCGCGGCGACCACCAGCAGGGGAACCTGGATCCTGGCCATGAAGTCGGGATCGCTGACGGCCTCGGACGCCTCAGCCGCCGCTTTCAGCCAGCGGATCGTCGGGCCGCCGAGCGCCAGTTTCGGGTAGGTTTCGTAGATCAGCGTGTTGCGCAGATACCGCTCCGGATCCGATGTCACCATGTTGGTGGCAAACGGAATGGTTCTTCTGGGCCGCGGACCCCAGGCGGCATAAAGCTTGCCAAGGCCCAGCAGACAGAACAGCGAGCAGAGGCGGCGAACGGTGGTGGTCGAGACCGGCAGGTCGGGCACGGCCAGGAAGGGCGCGATCAGTACCATGCGGCGTACGCGGTTCACCATCGACGGCCCGGCAAGCAGCGTGATCACCGCCCCAGCCGAATGGGCCAATATGTAATATGGCCCCCGGCAGTCGGGCAGCACGATCTCCTCGAAGAACTGTTCCAGGTCGCCGGTGTAGTCGAAGAAGCTGCGGACATAGCCGCGCTCGCGGTCGCCGATCAGCCGGTCGGAACCGCCCTGGCCGCGCCAGTCGAAGGTGGCGACGCCAAAGCCGCGGTCGGCAAGGTTGCGAATGGTCTCGAAATATTTTTCGATGCACTCGTTGCGGCCGGTCAAAACGACCACGGTGCCCGTCAGCGGGCGGGCAACGGCGGGAAAGAGGCCATAGCGGATCTTCTTGCCGTCGCGCGTGGTGAAGAAACCACCGGCGGCATTCTCCGGCAGCGGATTGCCCGGAGTTTCGAGGAAAAGGGGAATTTTGTCGATCAAAGGGATTTCGTCGGGGAGGTCCGTCATTCGGCGCTGCGTTTTAAGTGTCGCTGCCTGCATGGCGCAAGCTTTTGTAGGCATAGACGCCCATGCAGCAAAAGCAAAGGAATTCCGGACGCGCAGGAAAGGCTGCACGAGGCAGCCGGCGAGTGAGGCCGAAAGCAGCTTGCGGCATGCTTCCGGCCCCCCGTCGATCCGGGAGGAAGGGACGTTACACCCGGTCGGCCCCGTTGCGGCAATCTCGCGCATAACCCCGAAAACCGCAGCCGATTTCGCTGTGAATCATGCGCAATCAAAGTGTTACAGCCTGCGTGTCCGAGAGGACGCGCGACGCCGTAACCGCCGCCTGTTCCTTGATCCTGGAAGCAGCCTAGCGCGACTTAGCTGAACGTCCGCCGAAGCCGCGGTTCATCTGCCGTTCATCGAGGCGGCAGAATCTTGAAATGCCTTCTCGTGCTCCCCAAATGTCTGCTGCGGCCGCCAATGTCGGGGCTGCTGGCCTATCCGGAACGCCGTCACGGGTTTCGCACCGGCCATACGCAAACCTTGTTGCTCAACAGGAGAACACACTATGCGTCATGTTGATTTTTCCCCGCTCTATCGTTCGACCGTCGGTTTCGACCGGCTGTTCACCATGCTTGATTCGCTTGCGCAGCCGGAAGGTGGGCAGACCTATCCGCCCTACAACATCGAGCGCACCGGTGAGGATTCCTACCGCATCTCGATGGCGGTCGCCGGATTCTCGGACGATGAGCTCTCGATCGAGGCTCACCGCAACGTTCTGACTGTCAAGGGTGAGCGCAAGGAGGGCAATGGCGAAGGCTCCGAACTGCTCTATCGCGGTATCGCCAGCCGGGCCTTTGAGCGCCGCTTCCAGCTTGCCGACCATGTTGACGTCGTCGGCGCCTCGCTGAAGAACGGCCTGCTCTTCGTCGACCTCAAGCGCAACATTCCCGAGGAGTTGAAGCCGCGCAAGATCGCGATCACCGCGTCTTCGGCGAAGGCCAAGCAGATCGAGGCCAAGACCGCTGCTTGACCTCAGCAATTAAAAGCCCGTCTCCTAGACGAGAGCGGCGCCGAAAGGCGCCGCTTTTTGTATGCCTGTGCCATCCAGGACCACAGGTCCTGGCCCTTTCGTGGCGAGCGGCGCTGCGTCATCCTGCGGCCTGAGTCATCTCGATCGCCGAGACCATCAAGGACGCGATGTCTGATTTTTCTTTGACGCTGACAGGCACAATCGCCATCACCTTCCTGCTGGCCGGTATCGTCAAGGGCGTCACTGGCATGGGGTTGCCGACGCTGGCGATGGGGCTGCTGGGTACGATCATGCCACCGGTCGCCGCTGCCTCGCTGCTTATTGTTCCGTCCTTCGCGACCAATGTCTGGCAGTTGTTCGCCGGCCCGAGTTTTGCGTCGATCCTGCGCCGGCTGTGGCTGATGATGATTGGCATCCTGATCGGCACCGTGGCGGGCTCATGGCTGCTGGCCAGCGACAACGTCAAGTGGACGACCGCCGGTCTTGGTGCCGCTTTGATCGCGTATGGCGCCTACACCTTGCTGGCCCGCCAATTGACCGTCCCGGTGCCAGCCGAGGGCTGGTCGTCACCCGCAGTCGGTTTCATCACCGGCATTGTCACGGGCGGCACGGGGGTATTCGTGGTTCCCGCCGTCCCCTATATCCAGGCATTGGGACTGGGCAAGGATGACCTGATCCAGGCGCTCGGTCTTTCCTTTACCGTGTCGACCATTGCGCTAGCGGTCGGCCTAGCCTCGCATGGGGCGTTCCAGCTTGAGCATATCGCGATGTCTTCGCTGGCCGTTGCTCCAGCCTTGCTTGGCATGTGGCTCGGGCAGGTCCTCAGGCAACGGATCAACCCAAAAACCTTCCGGCGCTGGTTTCTGATTTTTCTGATCCTGCTCGGCTTCGAGCTTCTGGTGCGGCCCTTCCTGGCTTAGCCCTAAACGGACTACGCGCCGATCAAGGCCTCGAATCGCGCTATGTCCTCATCCGTGGTCGCGAAGCTGGTGACGAAGCGATGGATAGCCTCATTCTCGCTGAGATGACCGTCGAAACCGTGCGGTACTCCCCATTCGTAGAATTTGGCGCCGGCCGCCTGCAGTCGTGCGGCATTGTCGTGGCTGAGGATTGCGAAGACTTCATTGGCCTGGGGAGGCCAAGCAAGCCGGGCCGAAGCAGAATCCTCAATTGCTGCCGCCAGGCGCGCGGCCATGACGTTGGCATGTCGCGCGGTTTTCAGCCACAGATCGTCGGCGAAATATGCTTCGAACTGCGCCGCGATAAAGCGCGATTTGGAGAAATTCTGTGCGGCGCGCTGGCGCAGCAGGCGCAGATCCCGTCCCAGGTTTGGATTAAGCACCACCACCGCGTCGGCCATCCAGCAACCGTTCTTGGTGCCGCCAAAGGAGACGATGTCGATGCCGCTCTTCCAGGTCATTTCCGCCACAGTGGCGTCTATCGCGGCAATCGCGTTGGCGAAGCGGGCGCCGTCCATATGCAAAGGCAACCCATGACGATGGCTCACTTCGGAGATGGCTGTGATCTCGGCGGCGGTGTAGACGGTGCCGACTTCAGTCGCCTGCGTGATCGTGACCGCCATCGGTTGCCCGGCGGGAGCCAAGTCTTGGGAATAGCGCATGATGGCCCTATCGAGCGCCTGCGGATTGATGCGCCCCAATGCCCCCGGCACCGGCGACATACGCGCTCCTCCGGTGAAAAAGCCCGACGCGCCGAATTCATCGACGGTCATATGCGCTTCGGAATGGCAGAAGGCGACGCCGCCAATGCGGTTGCACGCGCTCATGGAGAGGGCGTTGGCCGCCGTACCGGTTGCGACGAAGAACACTGCAACCTCGCGTTCGAAAATTTCGCTGAAGCGCCGATAGATGGCGCGGTCCAGGTCGCTGTCGCCGTAAGCAGTGGCAGCACCTGTGGCATGCCGGGATAAATTGGCTGAGATGTCGGGATGGGCGCCTGCCCAATTGTCGGAAGCGAAATTCATGCGTTTGCCTGTGCTGGGAAAGTCGATGCAACCTTGGCCGCTTTCGCATGCCGCTCGCAAGTGCCAAGCGGCGGAAAAGCGGTAAAGCCAGCGAGAGCGGAGAACAGGACATACGGTCGAAGGTTGCGTTTTGGTGTGGCCGCGCGTAATTTTCTGTCGCGGACAGCCCAAGATTGTTGTGAATCGGTCTTGTGCCCATCCGTAATTTCTGTCATAAAAATTTAGGACAGTAGTGCTGTCTTATTTTGTCGCACAAAACGGGCTGGATTGGCGTATCATTGGGCCTCTCCGGCCGTTGCCGCGAGCGACAGATAGACAGCCCGGCTCTGGCCTGTACGATTGCCGGATGCGAACCAGGCCGCCTGGTTCGGCAAGGATTTCGCAAGACGGGATTTCGCAAGACGTGCCGCAAGGATGAGAGGGAAGCTCATGCGCTTCCCAACGGAAACCAGCGCCCGAAGGGCTGGCATGGAGGACAGGACGATGACGGAAGTGACGCCATCTGCGACGAACGG is part of the Mesorhizobium sp. L-2-11 genome and harbors:
- a CDS encoding Gfo/Idh/MocA family protein, translating into MTVKWGLIGASTIARQFVINAIRAQADGEIAAVMSSSPERATAYARENGIALAVSTLDELLGSDVDAVYISTTNELHLEQALAAIKAGKHVLCEKPLALTSADARTMVAAARAAGLVLGTNHHLRNAGSHRAMRDSIAGGRIGKPIAARVFHSVYLPENLQGWRITRPEAGGGVVLDITVHDADTLRFVLADDPLEVSAFTQSAGMAASGLEDGAMCIWRFRSGVIAQSHEGFTTKFAGTGFEVHGSEGSLIAKDVMTQKPIGSVLLRTAKGEEELSFDREDLYVRSLRQFHAAIGGQGQPSATGEDGVWSLTAAEAALQSARSGVAVAVDPKLGGAG
- a CDS encoding LacI family DNA-binding transcriptional regulator; the protein is MASRPKATILDIAREAGVSKSTVSLVLQGSDLIRPETALKVRKAIEDVGYVYNRGAANLRKAHSNVIGMVINDLTNPFFAEMAVGMERVFQSAGIVPFIANTAENPVRQEEVLKSLMEQGVAGLIVSPARGTAPGAFRRIEMAGLPIVFTMRRLPESRIPVIAPDNHRGAWLATAHLIGKGHRRLAFFGGSSDLVVYHERLGGFREACAALGIAKRDTLVVEGETSRKGGIACLERALATAEPPTAALCFNDAVAFGVMLALRKLGLEPGADFAVVGFDDVIEAQHYMPALTSVAVDSAGLGERAAHVMLKMIQSRTTRAEDHIGAVNLVVRDSCGPDRRAGMGDAA
- a CDS encoding dihydrodipicolinate synthase family protein is translated as MDIALPGEGGRSTRYHLVGQPAQPVIGARFSRIAYAAAHVVADPLAMADPWSHPAVDWERTMAFRHHLWRLGFHVAEAMDTSQRGMGFDWTNARELIRRSIAEARTVEGADLASGAGTDHLVPSAASTLHNVVAAYEEQFGFIEGLGGKAIMMASRALATIAKGPDDYFSVYDRILSQASGKVILHWLGDMFDPALKNYWGSHDFDTALDTVVAIIERHAGKVEGIKISLLDAGREVALRNRLPGGVVMFTGDDFNYPELIAGDGQRHSHALLGIFDAIAPVANAALARLTDGDRAGYDALMAPTVPLSRKIFEAPTEYYKAGIVFMAWLNGHQDHFSMIGGMQSARGICHYADVFRLADQAGLLADPELASARMKSLCAVAGV
- the fcl gene encoding GDP-L-fucose synthase, which translates into the protein MNFDLRGKRVFVAGHRGMVGSAISRRLADEDCEVLTASRDELDLLDQAGVRRWMAGHRPDAVVMAAAKVGGILANNKLPVDFLQDNLIMQTNVIESAFRNEVQKLLFLGSSCIYPKFAAQPISEDALLTGPLEPTNEWYAIAKIAGLKLCQAYRRQYGVEYISAMPTNLYGPGDNFDLSTSHVVPALMRKAHKAKRAGDKTLEVWGSGTPMREFLHVDDAADALVWLLKNYAGDSHVNVGSGEDITIAELARTMLAVVGAEAVLTFDATKPDGTPRKLMDVSRLFATGWRPRYSLQSGLEQTYAWFLRHIETGDLRLGAA
- a CDS encoding GIY-YIG nuclease family protein is translated as MYVGVTNDLGRRMPEHKSGEGSRFTSRYGVQGLVWYEEYFDIRDAIQREKSLKRWLRQWKIELVEKSNPEWFELFRGTGW
- the cpdR gene encoding cell cycle two-component system response regulator CpdR, which encodes MARILLAEDDDDMRRFLVKALERAGYQVSDFDNGASAYERLREEPFSLLLTDIVMPEMDGIELARRATEIDPDLKVMFITGFAAVALNPDSQAPKDAKVLSKPFHLRDLVNEVEKMLQAA